The following nucleotide sequence is from Macrobrachium nipponense isolate FS-2020 chromosome 21, ASM1510439v2, whole genome shotgun sequence.
CATATCTTTCAAGTGATTAAAATATAATTCTACTATAATCGTCATAGTATGCACTTAATAAACACAACAGCAACTAATAGTAAACCAACTCTTACTGCTCATTATAGTACTAATAGCAACATTTCCTACTTTGCAGAAGTGAGTTGCGCCCCTGTAAGCAGTAGTGAGCTTCTGAAGGTGGAGGGAGACAGTGTAGGTCTTGGAGACACGATTTCCTTCAGTTGTCCTACGGGATATTACCTCAATGGCCCAAATAAGCTGACGTGCTTGCCATCAGGTGAGAAGTGAGGGGGACAagaacattatacatataataaatatatgcacacaACAGACACgacacatataaatgtgtgcgcAAGCGCGTCCTaagcttaaataatatatatatatatatatatatatatgtgtgtgtgtgtgtgtgtgtgtatgtgtgtgtgtgtgtgtgtgcgccgtACCATACGTTTTCCGCGTCCCTCGGTAATCTtcataaatcaaagaaaataataatctctgttttTACAGGTTTTACTTTTACGTTCCTGCCTCCATACTATTTAGTTTACTTCCTCCTGCTCTCCCTCAGCATTTCCTTCATTCTCTGATGTTTCGAAGTATTCCACGGTTCAACTCCGAAGGGTgaaagatatattattatctatacttACATATCCTTTGCACCTTCAACTTTAAACCCACGCGTCTCGAAGTTTTACATAGCTGTAATCTTTCAAAAAGAGAAGGCATTCATATGACTCTAAGAAGATCATGAAAATTCTTTATCAAGATTCACTCACCGGAATGCCtatatttaaacaaatgaaaatcagacGGCAAACGCAAAGAGtagcataataataaaaaagtatttcatcAAGATAACCTGCCCCTCCCCAACTTCATTTCACTGCTTTGAATTATTTTGCAATCTATTAAGGCCAACGCTGTTTCGTTTTGCATTATGCGGGCTCGAATGAATACACCAAGACCTATATCATTTGTAAAATATGCAATTACGGTCTTCAGACACTATTGCAAACGACCTAACACGATCAGTCTTTCCTACCTTTCATGAAAGTTACGAGGTTTATGTATATAAGGTACCCTTTACAGTCACACAGCTTTAGTTAGCAGCTGGATAAGTAGGCCAGACATCATATTTGGCAAACTGTGAAGCAGGATTTTGTTAATGAAGTCGATAGTCATGTGTTTAAAGAGCTAAGCAAACCTGTTTTAGATTACTGACTTACGGCTGTTTTAATCATATATGTGCTtatcatttaattaatttgtaactTTATGattcatgtttgtatatatttaccaATCTGTTAATTCATTCATACATGTATTTTTCATCATAACTTTAATCTCCCGTTCTGCCTTCACACCTATTCCAAGTTCAGGCACTGTTTTGTAAAAGCTGACAGCTGGTTTGCACCTTTTAGTCATTTCCCTTGCAAATATGTATTCATTTTGACAactcatgataaataaaaaaaaaaataatgaaatcaccAGGTGAATGGTCGGCACCTATCCCCGAGTGCCTGGTGATTCACTGCCCAGTGCTGAGCCCCTCCGACCCCAGGCTCCGGTTACATTCGAACAACACGACATACCTGGGAGCCTCAGTCTTCTCGTGTTTACCTGGATTTATGCTGGAAGGACCCGAGGTCATTACCTGCACTGCAAACGGCACTTGGTCGTATCCAGTGCCTACCTGCCGAGGTAAGAAGCACCTCTAGAGGTTAGCGTTGTAGCACcgcattagattttttttttttgtgaactttacattttggtctctctctctctctctctctctctctctctctctctctctctctctctctctctctctctctctctctctctctttgagactgATAGATTCAAACGGGTATCTATTATTAAATGGCCAATGGTATGATCtgagaatatgaaaataatatattactatcAAGACCTGGGATAAGAAATTCGACGGCAATCAGTTTTGCCAACCAATTACGACGGTAGGCAACTGCTACGGAAAAAATCAGGGGAAAATATTCATaacatggaaaaataaaagaattaaattacTTTAAGATCTAAGATGACTTTCTCAATATACATTTCTGAGTGCAGTTTAAGATACAAACCTGACATGCTTCACAAATGAAGCATATCAATTCACCGGCGTGATATTCGTCTACGTTATCTGAATGAGTTATGCTAATTTCATTATACAGTATTCAGATTCTGAAGTAAaaagtaatttataaaataaagagaCTATTTTCCTAACAAGTCAACTGGACTGGAGTGCCCGTAATTTTCCACTACATATCATAAGAAggatcttatttaaaaaattctcgTAGTAGCATGAGttttaaaatggaaaaacaaatctaaATTTATTCCTCCAAAGAgcttattattacaattattattatttcgttgccCAGAGGTGATATGTGAAGAGGTAAAAGCCCCTGCACATGGCAGCGTGAAATACCCTCTGAGTCGGCGCGTGggtgactctgtcttcttcactTGCAATCCAGGCTATGTCCTCAGGGGCCACAGCCTGGCCTTCTGCACGCAAAGTGGCACTTGGTCACATTCATCACCCACCTGTAAGTATATGAGGTCTTCTCCTATATGAAGTCTTGTCCACTTTTTATCATATGCTCTTGGGCATTGGGTGGCCCATTAGTTTCATTCTAATGATATCAAATTGATTACGAaggtcatgaacaaaatgaaaagctCAGCAGGCGAGGCTGAAGCCTATTTATATCCTAACATTCCAGTTAGtaaggaaaaactctctatcacgagagtatatacaatgttctaaagggtccacaataatacagtgtaaaaagtccgtgtataattttgaagactttacagaaagctttcgaacccttccctgggttcatcttcagtccaaatgatttggactgaagatgaacccagggaagggttcgaaagctttctgtaaagtcttcaaaattatacacggactttttacactttgtattattgtggaccctttagaacaattcCAGTTAGTATGAGGAAAAGAAATATAGCAGAGAATTCTGACAGAGGACAATGTTAAATTGTTGAAATAGTAAACACACTAAAtataaagagtaaaactgaaacaagactagtGATCCTGATAGAATCATCGTTCATAAGGCAATAACAAATATTCTTTCATAGTAAACGGGAACAAATCTTTCAGCTGTGAATCACTTATTGTCACCTTTTCCTTCCATCTTCCAACAGGTCTGGAGTCCTGTATCCACCCAGGCGAACCAGAGCACGGACACGTCTCCCCTCGTCGCCCTCGTTACCACGTGGGCGCAACTGTGCTGGTGACCTGCAAACCTGGCTACCGCCCTGCGGGTCCCGACCGCCTGACCTGCCTAGCGATACGGCGATGGTCAGCGCCACTGACAATATGCGTGCCTTCCTTCGGCTGAATTGAACCCTCGATGGTCGGAAGGGTGCCACGAATATGCTCTTCAGACGGAAGGGAATCAATCTGCCTCTACGGCGGAGCGCTGAGGAGGCTGCGTCACGCACAGGGATTCATTTCAACACAGAAGACTGAGGGGAGCAAAGGGCGTGCCGCGTCATCTGAACAGGAACTTCCGTTGACCACTGGAGAGTGACTCGCTAAACACTGGCCGATATACCGCGACTTGTTCATACAAAATGAGTACTTGAAGGTGCATAGTTTTTCAttctataatttttcattttaaatattggGCTGAGAACATTCTTAATTCCATCAAAAAGACTGTAACCGAAGCAGCAGTTCCAAAGCATTCAACTCTTAAAGGAGTAGATACACAATAGACTCACTAATTTTGTTCCAAATTATTCTTCCTTAGAGAAATAATTCACAGTTGAATGATGCCccgaaaaagctttttttttttttttttttaattaatatatagatcatTAAAAGGATGTAAAGAAATTTCATTCCTTATAAAGAATGGACAACTATAAAGTTAAAGCATCAAACTGGGGTAGTTTGCAAAATTAAATTTCCGTTACTGAaatgtaataaaagataaaaataataattctctcgaGTTCAAATAGTCATTTAGTTTAATCACTTTTCCCTCGTTCAATTATCTCCTGACAATTAAAAACACAGTTTAATGTCCAAATAGTCACAGAATATAATTCTTTCAACGAGTATATTAATTCGGTTTGAaggttcatataaaaaataatctataCCTCTTCAACAAAATGAACAGGGATCGAAACTTGACACGGTGAAATAACATCTACCTGAAAACACCACTGCATTCGGTTACATTAAAAAACCATTTAAGTAATCAAACATCTCATAGCATCAATTCTGACAGAGCGAAACGGAAGGTCACTTGTGGCCAGAGGTCTTGAAACCCATCCGTGAAAGGAAGCCCAATAACTAGAGAGATAGCGCGTCATGAAACCACACTGTTTATATGTATAATCTTAAGATTAAATACAATCCATAGTCATCCTTTTGTACATAGACTTTTTCTTGAGCATCTTTAACCACTGTGTATATCTCTTAGTTCTACAGTACATAGCCTTGAAGTCCCTTATTACCAAGTCTCCTGAGAAAACATAGATTTCTAGATAAACTAGGAGTGTCACCAGTCTATCTCCAGACTCTTCTACGATTCTGGTAACTGTACAAAGACGACATATCACTACGCAACAGAAACTGTCGGAAAGGGGGTAAGAGGATGAAGATAACTGAGAGACTGCGGAGGGAGAGTGAAGGGGATACtgacaaataattgaaaaaaataagtgaCGCTGAAAATATAGGTGACATTGTAAAAGTATATCAAATATAAGAAGATAGTGAACAGTGAGTGTCAATTgaagtgaaagtgaaatgaacTGAGAGGAAAAGTTCGTCAagctaataaaattaaataataaataaaataaataaaataaatgaaataatgaatattacaACATAAAAGTGAAATAACGAATAATTAAAGCACAAACTGATATACTAAATAACACATACTAGAGGCAAAGAATTAAAGGGTAatagaaagggaagaaaatttaTGCCAATGAGTAAATAAAAGATAGTGAAAGGTAAAGGAAACCAAAGAATGTGAGAATAAGCCTTTTCTAGAAGATGAGAGAAGTCCAGAGAAATGAGATGACAGCGGAAACCCAATAAAAGAAGTCAAGATGGAAAGGAAATGAGTAGAACTGATTCATGAAGACGAGGAGTAGAAGAAGGGAAGTGAGGGAACATTAAACACTAGCATAGAAAGGCCAAGGATAATAAAGGACAGAGGGTgcctatgtatatgaataataaaaaagaaatcataatgtaataaaaaagtaTTAATACTTGATACATATCAGTATGCCAGCGTTGTTTCATTTATTCCACCAATGGTCTTCAAAGAGTACTGATGAATCATGGTAACTATACCGATAGGTATAAGAACGTAGTTCGACGGGGTTAAAAGCGAGTAGCTTCGTCAAAGTGTTGAAATTGAGATTCACTACCTGACCAGGGTGTGTAAGACATGTATTGACAAAGGAAAAGTTCTGAAGGTATGGATGAATGGCTTAATTGATACTTTGTATAAGAGTGAAAGTTCAAGAAGAAACTAAAAATACAGAGCTCAAACTCCATATAGTACACCAGAGCAGTGTACGACAGGATTTTATTTCAGAAAGTATGACATACGAATGAAGTACTGACACGAGACGGCAGTCTAGGTTTACACGAGCAAGAAACTGTCAGATCTAGTGTGCGTGTGTTGTGAAACACTTACATGTAGAgtttgaataaaaagtaaataaaaagtaagtgAGCGACTGAATCCAGATAAATGATGATAAAACTCATAATAAGGCAATGGGAAAGGTGTTGAGGATACATATTTTTAGTCTAGTTACTCAGTGCTATAAAGCTAATATGGTGGAAGCAGAGCATATGAAAAAGTATACAGATAGTAGTGACTAGTAAAGTATAAAATGGAGATGGACCAAGTGTGTAACATATTCCTTTGGACGTTTGAAAATAGAAGTTAGAGTAAAGTTGTGCGAAAGTAGAAGGGTCAGTAACGTTttgcagaagaggaaagttcatgGTAACTGAGATCTTCAGTTAGGACCAGGTTACATGGACAAAGGAGAACTtggaaaatggataaatgaacaTCAGTACGGATGTGGATGATTGTAAGAGGCGATTCATACTGATACTTAACATAAACTGGAATGGAGGGACGAATCAAAGAATATGCGAGGCAATGAAAGTAGCAGGGTGTGTGCAAAATATGAGGACTTACAGGGTCTGTAGAAGCAAGGGGTGATTGTACcaaataaatcaaagaaaaggCTGATGTTCTCGGGAGAAATACTCTGCATCAAAATAGGAGGTATAATTGACCGAAATGTCGATAAAAGTGTTTTGAGACTGTTTGGTCACGTGTGAATACTTCGAGGAAGACAGACTGGTGAAAGGAGTACACAATCAAAAAAGGTTTGAAGGACACAGGACAGAAAAATCAAGAAAGTGCTCGACAGATGAAGAGTGTTAAGAAGGAAGGCTTTAATAGATCCACCCAGCCAGAAAGAGCAGACATAATAGAGGTGAAAGGCAAAATGTGTGTAGGTGGTTTCAACGGACTAATGAACCTTTTGATTATCACCTTACTGAAGGAggataaatttaaaaacagaatTGTACACTCTTACATTCTACAGTTCACACAGGCCAAGAGCCATTAAATATATTGACAACAGCTATCCTTTTTAAGatagatatacgtacatatgtatctcaatcaaggagaaaaaaaaactttctatcctATTAAGAACCTTTCCTTTTCCGCCATCAATCCCTTTTCCTATATAGAAAGATCAATGCTTTTCCTATTGAAAGCGGCCTCGTGTAATGAAACatggatcaatatatatatatattgtcacgaatatttttttccatctatacTAACTCGAATTTTAGGGTTTAAATGAGTTTCAATCTCGCCTGCTCAGCTTTTCATTTTGCACAAAACCTTCGTAATCAATACACATCATTAGAATGACACAAATGGGCCGCTCTATGAGGAAATGTCCTTAGTGCCATTAGTGACTAATTACAATGAACGAACCGTATCTAATATGTAGTTTAACAGTTTACCTTTTTTGGTCTTCGCTAACCTGATAAAATTAACTTATGATATTCTAATTAGGGTGAACATTTCTTGCCTTCATTTGTACCTCATCATCTTTATTTCTGAATCAATTCTGAATATCTTGTAAAATAACATCTGGTAAAATATTCGGGCGAATTACTTCAGCCGAgttcaaaattactctttgcGTCTCAAGATTCAAAGGCAggaatatgtaataaaaaaaatcagattaaaaCAGACGGACGTATCCACTAAGTTCGTTTAATTACTGAAACGTTTAATTTTCCATCTATTCTCCAAGTAGCAATAAAAGATACCTAAACTgagcatttttttaaatatacatcgGTTAAGTTTTATGCAAATAGAAAATTGAAaactttgaagtaaaaaaaaaataataaaaataaatctttaagagagagaaacGGTCTCTCCAGATATACAAGGAATACGCTAAAATGATAGATAAAAATAGTTTCGTTTATGAAAATATAGTTTACATAGGAAATGACATCTGAAAGAGGGTTTTCAGAAGGTTTTGCTAACAGAATCAGAAGACCACAGAAACCTTTCTAGTGCAGTTTCCCTTTCcattcagttttaaaatatttgaaagtaatGCAAGTTAATATAtgcaaatgtgtgtatatatactatatataatacacacacacacacacacacacatatatatatatatatatatatatatatatatatatatatatatatatgtatgtatgtatgtatgatgtatgtatgtatgggcgtctgttgtgtgtatataaatgaatatacgcccatatattttctttacacggataaaagcataaactaaaattccaTCCtctcacatacgcacacacttgCTAACTTCTTCCAATCCACTTTCTGACCCTCCAGAGAAAAGTGCCAATATCCATCTATCAATTAGCGACTCCCCAATCAGAAACTTCCCAGTTAAGCGAATTGTCAAGAACAGGCTTCCTTTCCTTGAACTGAAGGGAAGGCTGCCTAAAAACGATCAAAACTTTGCACGAGTTTTCTGAGTACTGTAAGAGAATGAAAGTCTGACATCTCCATAATGATTCTTTACTGAACATGATTTGTCATTTGTATTACATATCGAAGTGACTGAAATCAGATTTAATCATCTTCAACTGGAAATTCAGTCTGTTGACTTATCATATGCCAAAGAAAAAACTGAGTCTTGGGAATGACCTGAGTTCCGCTGAAATcgaattggcttaaaaccaaggtTCGTGAAGTCATTCAGGGAGGAGATATGCGAGAAAATCTGTTTACATCCGCTCAGGCAGAAGTAGTTGTTCCCCCTTGGGACAGACATGTAATTAAGAATGGTAGCAGTTTGGACCTCGTTCGATTTACGAATCCCGGACTGGTTGTCTGGGAGTTTTAGGAGTTATAGGAATTCCATTAAACTCATTGCGATGGGGCTTGGTTAAAGACGCCTTGCTAATCCAGACGACACATTAACTGAATGATTCCTTTCCTAGTAACGTTAAAAATCAGAGAATGGCTGAGGAGAGTATCTTGTTCTTTGAGGCAGACGAAACTCGAAACCCATGTTATTTTTGCCTgactattaaataataatgatttaaacTGAACGATCGTCAAGATCTGATATTTATCTACATCTCCTCTCCATTTTAATAACCATGATTTCCTTCCCCTCCCTCACATTTCCGTCTACTTTTTCCTACCCGAAAGGTGAGAGAGCCGTCATCATCAATCATAAAGCGAGTTTCATTTCTTCATCGAAAATACGAGCAATCATTCATACGTGATGCCATCGGAGATAAATGAAAGATTATAGAAATCATAGATATCAACTTGAGCAAAGTAATGTTTATAATATTCAAGAATATCTGTAAGGATCATTTAAACATCAGGAAATTCACTGCCGAAAAAATCTACCTGTGCAGGAGAGATATAGACTGAAGACCTCTTAGCGAGTTCACATTACACTAAAACATGACATAAATATACGTCGGCAAATTATCGCAGCCATACTACAAACAGGtcgaaaacaagtcaacgaccatATATGGGGAAGGAATATTTGGCC
It contains:
- the LOC135197515 gene encoding locomotion-related protein Hikaru genki-like; protein product: MEPSPELEFPHGSVINGRCHQPGRYKLLGDAILTCTNASWKGKLPVCIQSNYFTNYSDTAPPALEWSIAGGRGMVDVAGSLVLLPGSILHLDCLYPRLHGNPNWAWTSAYRQYPTGWAINRQERELRYRLSLYYAKTDDSGVFTCTTPNGRDNYLHILVKEVSCAPVSSSELLKVEGDSVGLGDTISFSCPTGYYLNGPNKLTCLPSGEWSAPIPECLVIHCPVLSPSDPRLRLHSNNTTYLGASVFSCLPGFMLEGPEVITCTANGTWSYPVPTCREVICEEVKAPAHGSVKYPLSRRVGDSVFFTCNPGYVLRGHSLAFCTQSGTWSHSSPTCLESCIHPGEPEHGHVSPRRPRYHVGATVLVTCKPGYRPAGPDRLTCLAIRRWSAPLTICVPSFG